One genomic window of Streptomyces sp. NBC_01498 includes the following:
- the carB gene encoding carbamoyl-phosphate synthase large subunit: MPKRSDIRSVLVIGSGPIVIGQAAEFDYSGTQACRVLKAEGLRVVLVNSNPATIMTDPEIADATYVEPITPEFVEKIIAKERPDTLLPTLGGQTALNTAISLHENGVLEKYGVELIGANVEAINKGEDRELFKGVVEAVNARIGHGESARSVICHSMDDVLAGVTELGGYPVVVRPSFTMGGAGSGFAHDEDELRRIAGQGLMLSPTTEVLLEESILGWKEYELELMRDRNDNVVVVCSIENFDPMGVHTGDSITVAPAMTLTDREYQRLRDIGIAIIREVGVDTGGCNIQFAVDPDDGRIIVIEMNPRVSRSSALASKATGFPIAKIAARLAVGYTLDEIPNDITEKTPASFEPTLDYVVVKVPRFAFEKFPAADATLTTTMKSVGEAMAIGRNFTEALQKALRSLEKKGSQFDFGGHPDDLGTKAALLELAKVPTDGRINTVMAAIRAGATQEEVFDATRIDPWFVDQLFLIKEYADELAAADRLNPVLLADAKRHGFSDAQIAGIRGLREDVVREVRHALGVRPVYKTVDTCAAEFAAKTPYFYSSYDEESEVAPREKPAVIILGSGPNRIGQGIEFDYSCVHASFALSDAGYETVMVNCNPETVSTDYDTSDRLYFEPLTLEDVLEIVHAETLAGPVAGVVVQLGGQTPLGLAQALKDNGVPVVGTPPEAIHAAEDRGAFGRVLAEAGLPAPKHGTATTFGEAKAIADEIGYPVLVRPSYVLGGRGMEIVYDETRLSTYIAESTEISPTRPVLVDRFLDDAIEIDVDALYDGTELYLGGVMEHIEEAGIHSGDSACALPPITLGGFDIKRLRASTEAIARGVGVRGLINIQFALAGDILYVLEANPRASRTVPFTSKATAVPLAKAAARISLGATIATLRTEGLLPAHGDGGTLPMDAPISVKEAVMPWSRFRDIHGRGVDTVLGPEMRSTGEVMGIDSVFGTAYAKSQAAAYGPLPTKGRAFISVANRDKRSMIFPARELVAHGFELLATSGTAEVLRRNGINATVVRKQFEGTGPNGERTIVQLIHDGEVDLIVNTPYGTGGRLDGYEIRTAAVARGVPCLTTVQALAATVQGIDALNHGGVGVRSLQEHAQHLIAAREDDTSDAVS, from the coding sequence GTGCCTAAGCGCTCCGATATCCGGTCCGTCCTGGTCATCGGCTCGGGTCCGATCGTCATCGGCCAGGCCGCCGAGTTCGACTACTCCGGCACCCAGGCGTGCCGCGTCCTCAAGGCCGAGGGCCTGCGCGTCGTCCTCGTCAACTCCAACCCGGCCACGATCATGACCGACCCGGAGATCGCCGACGCCACCTACGTCGAGCCGATCACCCCCGAGTTCGTCGAGAAGATCATCGCCAAGGAGCGCCCCGACACGCTGCTCCCCACCCTCGGCGGCCAGACCGCGCTCAACACCGCGATCTCCCTGCACGAGAACGGCGTCCTGGAGAAGTACGGCGTCGAACTGATCGGCGCCAACGTCGAGGCCATCAACAAGGGCGAGGACCGCGAACTCTTCAAGGGCGTCGTCGAGGCCGTCAACGCCCGGATCGGGCACGGCGAGTCCGCCCGCTCCGTCATCTGCCACTCGATGGACGACGTCCTGGCCGGAGTGACGGAACTCGGCGGCTACCCCGTCGTCGTCCGCCCCTCCTTCACCATGGGCGGCGCCGGCTCCGGCTTCGCCCACGACGAGGACGAACTGCGCCGGATCGCCGGGCAGGGCCTGATGCTCTCGCCGACCACCGAGGTGCTCCTGGAGGAGTCCATCCTCGGCTGGAAGGAGTACGAACTGGAGCTGATGCGCGACCGGAACGACAACGTCGTGGTCGTCTGCTCCATCGAGAACTTCGACCCCATGGGCGTGCACACCGGCGACTCCATCACCGTCGCGCCCGCCATGACCCTCACCGACCGCGAGTACCAGCGGCTGCGCGACATCGGCATCGCGATCATCCGCGAGGTCGGCGTCGACACCGGCGGCTGCAACATCCAGTTCGCCGTCGACCCGGACGACGGCCGGATCATCGTCATCGAGATGAACCCCCGCGTCTCGCGCTCCTCCGCGCTCGCCTCCAAGGCCACCGGCTTCCCCATCGCCAAGATCGCCGCCCGTCTCGCCGTCGGCTACACGCTGGACGAGATCCCCAACGACATCACCGAGAAGACCCCGGCGTCGTTCGAACCGACCCTCGACTACGTCGTGGTGAAGGTCCCCCGCTTCGCCTTCGAGAAGTTCCCCGCCGCCGACGCCACCCTCACCACCACCATGAAGTCGGTCGGCGAGGCCATGGCCATCGGCCGCAACTTCACCGAGGCCCTCCAGAAGGCGCTGCGCTCCCTTGAGAAGAAGGGCAGCCAGTTCGACTTCGGCGGCCACCCCGACGACCTCGGTACCAAGGCCGCGCTGCTGGAGCTGGCGAAGGTCCCCACCGACGGCCGGATCAACACCGTCATGGCCGCGATCCGCGCCGGAGCCACCCAGGAGGAGGTCTTCGACGCCACCAGGATCGACCCGTGGTTCGTGGACCAGCTCTTCCTGATCAAGGAGTACGCGGACGAACTGGCCGCCGCCGACCGGCTCAACCCCGTCCTGCTCGCCGACGCCAAGCGCCACGGCTTCTCCGACGCCCAGATCGCCGGGATCCGGGGACTGCGCGAGGACGTCGTCCGCGAGGTCCGGCACGCGCTCGGCGTACGCCCCGTCTACAAGACGGTCGACACCTGCGCCGCCGAGTTCGCGGCGAAAACGCCGTACTTCTACTCCTCCTACGACGAGGAGAGCGAGGTCGCGCCCCGCGAGAAGCCCGCCGTGATCATCCTCGGCTCCGGGCCCAACCGCATCGGGCAGGGCATCGAGTTCGACTACTCCTGCGTGCACGCCTCCTTCGCGCTCAGCGACGCCGGCTACGAGACCGTGATGGTCAACTGCAACCCGGAGACCGTCTCCACCGACTACGACACCTCCGACCGGCTCTACTTCGAGCCGCTCACCCTGGAGGACGTCCTGGAGATCGTCCACGCGGAGACCCTGGCCGGACCCGTCGCGGGCGTCGTCGTCCAGCTCGGCGGCCAGACACCGCTCGGCCTCGCCCAAGCCCTCAAGGACAACGGCGTCCCCGTCGTCGGCACCCCCCCGGAGGCCATCCACGCCGCCGAGGACCGGGGCGCCTTCGGCCGGGTCCTCGCCGAGGCCGGACTGCCCGCGCCCAAGCACGGCACGGCCACCACCTTCGGCGAGGCCAAGGCCATCGCCGACGAGATCGGCTACCCGGTGCTGGTACGCCCCTCGTACGTCCTCGGCGGACGCGGCATGGAGATCGTGTACGACGAGACCCGGCTCTCCACCTACATCGCCGAGTCCACCGAGATCAGCCCCACCCGTCCCGTCCTGGTCGACCGCTTCCTGGACGACGCCATCGAGATCGACGTCGACGCCCTCTACGACGGCACCGAGCTCTACCTCGGCGGCGTCATGGAACACATCGAGGAGGCCGGCATCCACTCCGGCGACTCGGCGTGCGCCCTGCCCCCGATCACCCTCGGCGGCTTCGACATCAAACGGCTGCGCGCCTCCACCGAGGCCATCGCGCGCGGCGTCGGGGTACGCGGCCTGATCAACATCCAGTTCGCGCTGGCCGGGGACATCCTGTACGTCCTGGAGGCCAACCCGCGCGCCTCGCGCACCGTGCCCTTCACCTCCAAGGCCACCGCCGTACCGCTGGCCAAGGCCGCCGCCCGGATCTCCCTGGGCGCCACCATCGCCACCCTCCGTACGGAGGGCCTGCTGCCCGCCCACGGAGACGGCGGCACCCTCCCCATGGACGCCCCGATCTCCGTCAAGGAGGCCGTCATGCCGTGGTCGCGCTTCCGCGACATCCACGGACGCGGCGTCGACACCGTCCTCGGCCCGGAGATGCGCTCCACCGGCGAGGTCATGGGCATCGACTCCGTCTTCGGCACCGCGTACGCCAAGTCCCAGGCGGCGGCGTACGGCCCGCTGCCCACCAAGGGCCGCGCCTTCATCTCCGTCGCCAACCGCGACAAGCGCTCCATGATCTTCCCCGCCCGGGAACTGGTCGCGCACGGCTTCGAGCTGCTCGCCACCTCCGGCACCGCCGAGGTCCTGCGGCGCAACGGCATCAACGCCACCGTCGTACGCAAGCAGTTCGAGGGCACCGGCCCGAACGGCGAACGGACCATCGTCCAGCTCATCCACGACGGCGAGGTCGACCTCATCGTCAACACCCCGTACGGCACCGGCGGCCGGCTCGACGGCTACGAGATCCGCACCGCCGCCGTCGCGCGCGGTGTCCCCTGCCTCACCACCGTGCAGGCACTCGCCGCGACCGTCCAGGGCATCGACGCCCTCAACCACGGCGGCGTCGGCGTCCGTTCGCTCCAGGAACACGCCCAGCACCTCATCGCCGCCCGCGAGGACGACACTTCCGACGCCGTCTCCTAA
- a CDS encoding quinone-dependent dihydroorotate dehydrogenase encodes MYRLFFRLLFRRMDPEQAHHLAFRWIQFVVGVPVLRTFVAAALAPRHEELRTEALGLRMHGPFGLAAGFDKNARAVDGLAMLGFDHVEIGTVTGQPQPGNPRQRLFRLPADRALINRMGFNNDGSATVALRLATRREVFRTTVGVNIGRTKAVADDAAIADYVISTERLAAHADYLVVNVSSPNTPGLRDLQAVDQLRPLLTAVRAAADRVVTGRRVPLLVKIAPDLADDDIDAVADLAVELGLDGIIATNTTVTRHGQGLRTAPSRLAETGGLSGAPLKERSLEVLRRLYARVGDRITLVGVGGVENAEDAWQRILAGATLVQGYTAFVYQGPFWSRAVHKGLAARLATSEYATLADAVGADTRKALR; translated from the coding sequence ATGTACCGCCTCTTCTTCCGGCTCCTCTTCCGGCGCATGGACCCGGAACAGGCCCACCACCTGGCCTTCCGCTGGATCCAGTTCGTCGTGGGCGTCCCGGTGCTGCGGACCTTCGTCGCGGCGGCGCTCGCGCCCCGTCACGAGGAACTGCGCACCGAGGCCCTGGGCCTGCGGATGCACGGCCCCTTCGGCCTCGCCGCCGGCTTCGACAAGAACGCGCGGGCCGTCGACGGCCTGGCGATGCTCGGCTTCGACCACGTCGAGATCGGCACCGTCACCGGACAGCCGCAGCCGGGCAACCCCCGGCAGCGGCTGTTCCGGCTGCCCGCCGACCGGGCACTGATCAACCGCATGGGCTTCAACAACGACGGATCGGCCACCGTCGCCCTGCGCCTGGCCACCCGCCGGGAGGTCTTCCGTACGACGGTCGGCGTCAACATCGGCAGGACCAAGGCCGTGGCGGACGACGCGGCCATCGCCGACTACGTCATCTCCACCGAACGCCTGGCCGCCCACGCGGACTACCTCGTCGTCAACGTCTCCTCCCCGAACACCCCCGGACTGCGCGACCTCCAGGCCGTCGACCAGCTCCGCCCGCTGCTGACCGCCGTCCGCGCGGCGGCCGACCGCGTCGTCACCGGGCGCCGGGTCCCGCTGCTGGTCAAGATCGCCCCCGACCTCGCGGACGACGACATCGACGCCGTCGCCGACCTCGCCGTCGAACTCGGCCTGGACGGCATCATCGCCACCAACACCACCGTCACGCGCCACGGACAGGGCCTCAGGACGGCCCCCTCCCGCCTCGCCGAGACCGGCGGCCTCTCCGGGGCGCCCCTCAAGGAACGCTCCCTGGAGGTCCTCAGGCGCCTGTACGCGCGCGTGGGCGACCGGATCACCCTGGTCGGCGTCGGCGGCGTCGAGAACGCCGAGGACGCCTGGCAGCGCATCCTGGCCGGCGCCACCCTCGTCCAGGGCTACACAGCCTTCGTCTACCAGGGCCCGTTCTGGAGCCGCGCCGTCCACAAGGGCCTCGCCGCCCGGCTGGCCACCAGCGAGTACGCCACCCTCGCCGACGCCGTCGGCGCCGACACCAGGAAGGCGCTCAGGTGA
- the pyrF gene encoding orotidine-5'-phosphate decarboxylase, whose amino-acid sequence MTAPTPAPTPAAGTEPFGARLRHAMDTRGPLCVGIDPHATLLRDWGLGDDIKGLTAFTRTVVEALADRVAVLKPQSAFYERFGSRGVAVLERAVADARAAGALVLMDAKRGDIGSTMAAYAATYLDPDSPLFSDALTVSPYLGFGSLRPALDAARAAGSGLFVLALTSNPEGAEVQRATAGDGRTVAQAVLDHVARENAGAVPLGSVGAVVGATLGETGADLAINGPLLAPGIGAQGATPADLPRVFGASAGDVVPSVSRGVLRQGPDVSALRAAAERFADEVRTAIDGADRAR is encoded by the coding sequence GTGACCGCACCCACGCCCGCACCCACGCCGGCCGCCGGGACGGAGCCCTTCGGGGCGCGCCTGCGCCACGCCATGGACACCCGGGGGCCGCTCTGCGTCGGCATCGACCCCCACGCGACGCTCCTGCGCGACTGGGGCCTCGGCGACGACATCAAGGGCCTGACGGCCTTCACCCGTACGGTCGTCGAGGCACTGGCCGACCGCGTCGCCGTACTCAAACCGCAGTCCGCCTTCTACGAACGCTTCGGCTCGCGCGGCGTCGCCGTCCTGGAGCGGGCCGTCGCCGATGCGCGGGCCGCCGGCGCGCTCGTCCTCATGGACGCCAAGCGCGGCGACATCGGCTCCACCATGGCCGCGTACGCCGCCACCTACCTCGACCCGGACAGCCCGCTCTTCTCGGACGCCCTCACCGTCTCGCCGTACCTCGGCTTCGGCTCGCTGCGCCCCGCGCTGGACGCGGCGCGCGCCGCCGGCTCGGGTCTCTTCGTCCTCGCGCTCACCTCCAACCCGGAGGGCGCCGAGGTCCAGCGGGCGACCGCCGGGGACGGGCGCACGGTCGCCCAGGCGGTGCTCGACCACGTGGCGCGCGAGAACGCCGGGGCGGTGCCGCTCGGTTCGGTCGGCGCCGTCGTCGGGGCGACCCTCGGCGAGACCGGGGCGGACCTCGCGATCAACGGTCCGCTCCTCGCCCCCGGCATCGGGGCACAGGGCGCGACCCCCGCGGATCTTCCCCGGGTGTTCGGCGCGTCCGCCGGCGACGTGGTGCCGAGCGTCAGCCGCGGGGTGCTCCGGCAGGGCCCGGACGTGTCGGCCCTGCGTGCGGCGGCCGAACGGTTCGCCGACGAGGTCCGAACGGCGATCGACGGCGCGGACAGGGCGCGTTGA
- a CDS encoding integration host factor: MALPPLTPEQRAAALEKAAAARRERAEVKNRLKHSGASLHEVIKSGQENDVIGKMKVSALLESLPGVGKVRAKQIMERLGISESRRVRGLGSNQIASLEREFGSGPA, encoded by the coding sequence GTGGCTCTTCCGCCCCTTACCCCTGAACAGCGCGCAGCCGCGCTCGAAAAGGCCGCCGCGGCTCGCCGGGAGCGGGCCGAGGTCAAGAATCGACTCAAGCACTCCGGCGCTTCCCTCCACGAGGTCATCAAGTCGGGACAGGAGAACGACGTCATCGGAAAGATGAAGGTCTCCGCCCTCCTTGAATCCCTGCCGGGCGTGGGCAAGGTCCGCGCCAAGCAGATCATGGAGCGACTGGGCATCTCCGAGAGCCGCCGTGTGCGGGGTCTCGGTTCCAACCAGATCGCGTCGCTGGAACGCGAGTTCGGCAGCGGTCCCGCCTGA
- the gmk gene encoding guanylate kinase, giving the protein MAPEVRPRLTVLSGPSGVGKSTVVAHMRKVHPEVWLSVSATTRKPRPGERHGVQYFFVGDDEFDKLVANGELLEWAEFAGNRYGTPRRAVLERLEAGEPVLLEIDLQGARQVKDSMPDSQLVFLAPPSWEELVRRLTGRGTESPEVIERRLVAAKIELAAESEFDIRLVNTSVEDVARELLALMAVG; this is encoded by the coding sequence ATGGCACCAGAGGTTCGTCCGCGGCTGACCGTGCTCTCCGGCCCCTCGGGGGTCGGCAAGAGCACGGTCGTCGCGCATATGCGCAAGGTCCACCCCGAGGTATGGCTCTCGGTGTCGGCCACCACGAGAAAACCCCGTCCCGGTGAACGCCACGGCGTCCAGTACTTCTTCGTCGGCGACGACGAGTTCGACAAGCTGGTCGCCAACGGCGAACTGCTGGAATGGGCCGAGTTCGCGGGCAACCGCTACGGCACGCCGCGTCGCGCGGTGCTCGAACGCCTGGAGGCGGGCGAGCCCGTACTCCTGGAGATCGATCTCCAGGGCGCCCGGCAGGTCAAGGACTCGATGCCGGACTCGCAGCTGGTCTTCCTGGCTCCGCCGAGCTGGGAGGAGCTGGTCCGCCGGCTGACCGGCCGGGGCACCGAGTCACCCGAGGTCATCGAGCGCCGGCTGGTGGCCGCGAAGATCGAACTGGCCGCCGAGTCGGAGTTCGACATCCGACTGGTGAACACCTCAGTCGAGGACGTGGCGCGCGAGCTGCTAGCCTTGATGGCGGTTGGCTGA
- the rpoZ gene encoding DNA-directed RNA polymerase subunit omega codes for MSSSISTPEGIINPPIDELLEATDSKYSLVIYAAKRARQINAYYSQLGEGLLEYVGPLVDTHVHEKPLSIALREINAGLLTSEAIDGPAQ; via the coding sequence GTGTCCTCTTCCATTTCCACGCCCGAGGGCATCATCAACCCGCCGATCGACGAGCTGCTCGAGGCCACGGACTCGAAGTACAGCCTCGTGATCTACGCGGCCAAGCGCGCGCGTCAGATCAACGCGTACTACTCGCAGCTCGGCGAGGGCCTGCTCGAGTACGTGGGGCCCCTGGTGGACACGCACGTCCACGAGAAGCCGCTCTCGATCGCCCTGCGTGAGATCAACGCGGGTCTGCTGACGTCCGAGGCCATCGACGGCCCGGCGCAGTAA
- the coaBC gene encoding bifunctional phosphopantothenoylcysteine decarboxylase/phosphopantothenate--cysteine ligase CoaBC, whose protein sequence is MCRGDGAAIRTRGDAVDQDTVGQDSVDRAGRPRVVLGVSGGIAAYKACELLRRLTESGHDVRVVPTAAALHFVGAATWAALSGHPVSTEVWADVHEVPHVRIGQSADLVVVAPATADLLAKAAQGMADDLLTNTLLTARCPVVFAPAMHTEMWEHPATRANVATLRERGAVVVEPAVGRLTGADTGKGRLPDPEAIFELCRRVLARGTAVPDLAGRHVVVSAGGTREPLDPVRFLGNRSSGKQGYALARTAAARGARVTLVEANTGLPDPAGVDVVRVGTAVQLREAVLKAAADADAVVMAAAVADFRPADYATGKIKKKDGEEPAPVALVRNPDILAELGAARPRPGQVVVGFAAETDDVLANGRAKLRRKGCDLLVVNEVGERKTFGAEENEAVILAADGGETPVPFGPKEALADTVWDLVVPALGSD, encoded by the coding sequence ATGTGCCGCGGTGACGGCGCAGCCATCCGAACGCGGGGAGACGCGGTGGACCAGGACACGGTGGGCCAGGACTCGGTGGACCGGGCGGGGCGGCCGAGGGTCGTTCTCGGGGTGAGCGGCGGCATCGCCGCGTACAAGGCGTGCGAGCTGCTGCGCCGGCTCACCGAGTCGGGCCACGATGTACGGGTCGTACCGACCGCCGCCGCCCTGCACTTCGTCGGCGCGGCCACCTGGGCGGCGCTTTCCGGCCATCCCGTGAGCACGGAAGTGTGGGCGGACGTCCACGAGGTGCCGCACGTGCGCATCGGCCAGTCGGCCGACCTCGTGGTGGTCGCCCCCGCCACCGCCGACCTGCTGGCCAAGGCCGCCCAGGGCATGGCGGACGACCTGCTCACCAACACCCTGCTCACCGCGCGCTGCCCGGTGGTGTTCGCCCCGGCCATGCACACCGAGATGTGGGAGCACCCCGCCACCCGGGCGAACGTGGCGACCCTGCGGGAGCGCGGCGCGGTCGTCGTCGAGCCCGCCGTCGGCCGTCTCACCGGCGCCGACACCGGCAAGGGACGGCTGCCCGACCCCGAGGCGATCTTCGAACTCTGCCGCCGGGTGCTGGCCCGCGGTACCGCCGTCCCCGATCTGGCCGGCCGCCATGTCGTCGTCTCCGCGGGCGGTACGCGCGAGCCGCTGGACCCCGTGCGCTTCCTCGGCAACCGCTCCTCCGGCAAGCAGGGATACGCCCTGGCCCGTACGGCGGCGGCCCGCGGCGCCCGCGTCACGCTCGTCGAGGCCAACACCGGACTGCCCGACCCGGCCGGCGTCGACGTGGTGCGTGTCGGCACCGCCGTACAGCTGCGCGAGGCCGTCCTGAAGGCCGCCGCCGACGCCGACGCCGTGGTCATGGCCGCCGCCGTGGCCGATTTCCGCCCCGCCGACTACGCCACGGGCAAGATCAAGAAGAAGGACGGCGAGGAGCCCGCGCCGGTCGCGCTCGTCCGCAACCCCGACATCCTCGCCGAGCTCGGCGCGGCCCGGCCCCGGCCCGGACAGGTGGTCGTCGGCTTCGCCGCCGAGACCGACGACGTGCTCGCCAACGGCCGGGCCAAGCTCCGCCGCAAGGGGTGCGACCTGCTGGTCGTCAACGAGGTGGGGGAGCGCAAGACCTTCGGCGCCGAGGAGAACGAGGCGGTGATCCTCGCCGCGGACGGCGGCGAGACCCCGGTGCCGTTCGGTCCCAAGGAGGCGCTCGCCGACACCGTCTGGGACCTCGTCGTGCCCGCTCTCGGTTCCGACTAG
- the metK gene encoding methionine adenosyltransferase, whose translation MSRRLFTSESVTEGHPDKIADQISDTILDALLREDPTSRVAVETLITTGLVHVAGEVTTKAYAPIAKLVRDKVLEIGYDSSKKGFDGASCGVSVSIGAQSPDIAQGVDTAYETRVDGEDDELDKQGAGDQGLMFGYACDETPELMPLPIHLAHRLSFRLSEVRKNGTIPYLRPDGKTQVTIEYDGDKAVRLDTVVVSSQHASDIDLDSLLAPDIREFVVEHVIKQLLEDGIKLDTEGYRLLVNPTGRFEIGGPMGDAGLTGRKIIIDTYGGMARHGGGAFSGKDPSKVDRSAAYAMRWVAKNVVAAGLASRCEVQVAYAIGKAEPVGLFVETFGTASVDIEKIEQAISTVFDLRPAAIIRDLDLLRPIYAQTAAYGHFGREEPDFTWERTDRVDALRAAAGL comes from the coding sequence GTGTCGCGCCGTCTGTTCACTTCGGAGTCTGTGACCGAAGGTCACCCTGACAAGATCGCTGACCAGATCAGCGACACCATTCTCGACGCACTCCTGAGGGAGGACCCCACTTCGCGGGTGGCCGTCGAGACCCTGATCACCACCGGCCTCGTCCATGTCGCCGGCGAGGTGACCACGAAGGCGTACGCCCCCATCGCGAAGCTCGTCCGCGACAAGGTGCTGGAGATCGGCTACGACTCCTCCAAGAAGGGCTTCGACGGCGCCTCCTGCGGCGTGTCGGTGTCCATCGGAGCCCAGTCCCCGGACATCGCCCAGGGCGTCGACACCGCCTACGAGACCCGTGTCGACGGCGAGGACGACGAGCTCGACAAGCAGGGCGCCGGAGACCAGGGCCTGATGTTCGGCTACGCGTGCGACGAGACGCCCGAGCTGATGCCGCTTCCGATCCACCTCGCGCACCGGCTCTCGTTCCGGCTGTCCGAGGTCCGCAAGAACGGGACCATCCCCTACCTGCGCCCGGACGGCAAGACGCAGGTCACCATCGAGTACGACGGCGACAAGGCCGTCCGTCTCGACACGGTCGTCGTCTCCTCGCAGCACGCGTCGGACATCGACCTGGACTCGCTCCTGGCGCCCGACATCCGCGAGTTCGTCGTGGAGCACGTGATCAAGCAGCTCCTCGAGGACGGCATCAAGCTCGACACCGAGGGCTACCGGCTGCTGGTCAACCCCACCGGCCGGTTCGAGATCGGCGGCCCCATGGGTGACGCGGGACTGACCGGCCGCAAGATCATCATCGACACGTACGGCGGCATGGCCCGCCACGGCGGCGGTGCCTTCTCCGGCAAGGACCCGTCCAAGGTGGACCGTTCGGCCGCGTACGCGATGCGCTGGGTCGCGAAGAACGTGGTGGCCGCCGGACTCGCCTCGCGCTGCGAGGTCCAGGTGGCGTACGCCATCGGCAAGGCCGAGCCGGTCGGCCTGTTCGTGGAGACCTTCGGCACGGCCTCGGTCGACATCGAGAAGATCGAACAGGCCATCTCCACGGTCTTCGACCTCCGTCCGGCCGCGATCATCCGTGACCTGGACCTGCTCCGTCCGATCTACGCCCAGACGGCGGCCTACGGCCACTTCGGCCGCGAGGAGCCCGACTTCACCTGGGAGCGCACGGACCGGGTGGACGCGCTGCGCGCGGCGGCCGGTCTGTAG